In Nasonia vitripennis strain AsymCx chromosome 2, Nvit_psr_1.1, whole genome shotgun sequence, a genomic segment contains:
- the LOC100117924 gene encoding polypeptide N-acetylgalactosaminyltransferase 5 isoform X2, with product MNLGPTVVVGKEEASLPARMFRSKIRIHTCQVILLTSLVWFLVDVMVLMFYSDCINGSGWNCQSVDSAAHDKRHEQHDELFDESERRTEALSMQQQQHDPDVRTYKPSELKLWRPAKVVREIRDSPGEMGKAVHIPPEQDAIQQELFKLNQFNLMASDMISLNRSLKDVRLSGCKSKKFPKLLPDTSIVIVFHNEAWSTLLRTVWSVINRSPRALLKEIILVDDASEREHLKQKLEDYVETLPVPTYVYRTEKRSGLIRARLLGAKHVKGQVITFLDAHCECTEGWLEPLLARIAHDKKTVVCPIIDVISDDTFEYITASDMTWGGFNWKLNFRWYRVAQREMDRRNGDRTAPLRTPTMAGGLFSIDKDYFYELGAYDEGMDIWGGENLEMSFRIWMCGGTLEIATCSHVGHVFRKSTPYTFPGGTSKIVNHNNARLAEVWLDQWKYFYYNINPGARNVPVGDVSERVKLREQLKCKSFRWYLENIYPESPMPLDYYYLGDIKNADPNNPEKVQNYCLDTMGRRTGENVGMSYCHGLGGNQIFAYTKRQQIMSDDMCLDAASPQGPVKIVRCHGMGGNQAWIYNEETKMIKHVNTKHCLSKPRPSDPTQPVLAPCDSKSVGQKWIMQSKFKWQAS from the exons ATGAACCTTGGCCCcaccgtcgtcgtcgggaAAGAAGAAGCCAGCCTCCCAGCCAGGATGTTCCGCTCCAAGATTAGGATACACACCTGCCAGGTGATCCTGCTGACGTCGCTCGTCTGGTTCCTCGTCGACGTCATGGTCCTCATGTTCTACTCGGACTGCATCAACGGCTCCGGCTGGAACTGCCAGTCCGTCGACTCGGCGGCCCACGACAAGCGGCACGAGCAGCACGACGAGCTCTTCGACGAGTCCGAGCGTCGCACCGAGGCGCTCTccatgcagcagcagcagcacgacCCCGACGTCAGGACGTACAAGCCCAGCGAGCTGAAGCTCTGGAGGCCGGCCAAGGTCGTGCGCGAGATCCGCGACAGTCCCGGCGAGATGGGCAAGGCCGTGCACATACCGCCCGAGCAGGACGCCATCCAGCAGGAGCTCTTCAAGCTCAACCAGTTCAACCTCATGGCCAGCGACATGATATCGCTCAACCGCTCGCTCAAGGACGTCCGGCTCAGCGGCTGCAAGAGCAAGAAGTTCCCGAAGCTTCTGCCCGACACCAGCATCGTCATCGTCTTCCACAACGAGGCCTGGAGCACGCTGCTCAGGACTGTCTGGTCTGTCATCAACCGCTCGCCGAGGGCTCTGCTCAAGGAGATTATTCTCGTCGacgacgcgagcgagcgag AACACCTGAAACAGAAGCTCGAGGACTACGTTGAGACTCTTCCCGTGCCTACCTACGTCTACAGAACGGAGAAACGTTCAGGACTCATTAGAGCTAGATTACTCGGAGCCAAGCATGTCAAGGGCCAAGTCATTACGTTTTTAGATGCCCATTGCGAGTGTACAGAGGGCTGGCTCGAGCCTTTGCTTGCTAGAATCGCTCACGACAAGAAAACCGTAGTTTGCCCGATCATCGACGTTATTAGCGATGATACCTTCGAATACATAACGGCTAGTGATATGACGTGGGGCGGTTTCAATTGGAAACTTAACTTTAGATG GTATAGAGTAGCCCAAAGAGAGATGGACAGGCGAAACGGCGATAGAACCGCTCCTCTGCGGACACCCACGATGGCCGGCGGACTGTTCTCCATCGATAAAGACTATTTTTATGAACTAGGAGCTTACGACGAGGGTATGGACATTTGGGGAGGAGAAAATCTTGAAATGAGTTTTCGG ATATGGATGTGTGGTGGGACATTGGAAATTGCCACGTGTTCGCACGTCGGTCACGTGTTCCGTAAATCGACTCCATACACCTTTCCTGGTGGTACGAGCAAGATTGTCAACCACAACAATGCGCGCCTCGCTGAGGTCTGGCTGGACCAGTGGAAATACTTCTATTACAACATTAATCCAG GTGCTCGAAACGTTCCAGTTGGCGACGTCTCGGAACGTGTCAAGTTGAGGGAGCAACTCAAATGCAAGAGTTTCAGATGGTACTTAGAGAATATTTACCCAGAATCCCCGATGCCGTTGGATTATTACTATTTGGGTGATATAAAGAACGCCGATCCTAACAATCCAGAAAAGGTTCAGAACTACTGTCTAGATACTATGGGTAGACGAACCGGTGAAAACGTGGGAATGAGTTATTGTCATGGACTAGGTGGCAACCAA aTATTCGCATACACGAAACGACAACAAATAATGTCAGATGATATGTGCCTCGACGCGGCGAGTCCTCAAGGACCTGTAAAAATTGTTCGCTGCCATGGGATGGGAGGGAATCAAGCTTGGATTTACAATGAAGAG ACCAAGATGATCAAACACGTTAACACAAAGCATTGTCTTTCCAAACCTCGACCAAGCGATCCAACGCAGCCTGTTCTAGCACCGTGCGATTCAAAATCTGTCGGACAAAAATGGATAATGCAAAGCAAATTCAAGTGGCAAGCCAGCTAA
- the LOC100117924 gene encoding polypeptide N-acetylgalactosaminyltransferase 5 isoform X1 encodes MNLGPTVVVGKEEASLPARMFRSKIRIHTCQVILLTSLVWFLVDVMVLMFYSDCINGSGWNCQSVDSAAHDKRHEQHDELFDESERRTEALSMQQQQHDPDVRTYKPSELKLWRPAKVVREIRDSPGEMGKAVHIPPEQDAIQQELFKLNQFNLMASDMISLNRSLKDVRLSGCKSKKFPKLLPDTSIVIVFHNEAWSTLLRTVWSVINRSPRALLKEIILVDDASEREHLKQKLEDYVETLPVPTYVYRTEKRSGLIRARLLGAKHVKGQVITFLDAHCECTEGWLEPLLARIAHDKKTVVCPIIDVISDDTFEYITASDMTWGGFNWKLNFRWYRVAQREMDRRNGDRTAPLRTPTMAGGLFSIDKDYFYELGAYDEGMDIWGGENLEMSFRVWQCGGILEISPCSHVGHVFRDKSPYTFPGGVSKIVLHNAARVAEVWMDEWRDFYYAMNPGARNVPVGDVSERVKLREQLKCKSFRWYLENIYPESPMPLDYYYLGDIKNADPNNPEKVQNYCLDTMGRRTGENVGMSYCHGLGGNQIFAYTKRQQIMSDDMCLDAASPQGPVKIVRCHGMGGNQAWIYNEETKMIKHVNTKHCLSKPRPSDPTQPVLAPCDSKSVGQKWIMQSKFKWQAS; translated from the exons ATGAACCTTGGCCCcaccgtcgtcgtcgggaAAGAAGAAGCCAGCCTCCCAGCCAGGATGTTCCGCTCCAAGATTAGGATACACACCTGCCAGGTGATCCTGCTGACGTCGCTCGTCTGGTTCCTCGTCGACGTCATGGTCCTCATGTTCTACTCGGACTGCATCAACGGCTCCGGCTGGAACTGCCAGTCCGTCGACTCGGCGGCCCACGACAAGCGGCACGAGCAGCACGACGAGCTCTTCGACGAGTCCGAGCGTCGCACCGAGGCGCTCTccatgcagcagcagcagcacgacCCCGACGTCAGGACGTACAAGCCCAGCGAGCTGAAGCTCTGGAGGCCGGCCAAGGTCGTGCGCGAGATCCGCGACAGTCCCGGCGAGATGGGCAAGGCCGTGCACATACCGCCCGAGCAGGACGCCATCCAGCAGGAGCTCTTCAAGCTCAACCAGTTCAACCTCATGGCCAGCGACATGATATCGCTCAACCGCTCGCTCAAGGACGTCCGGCTCAGCGGCTGCAAGAGCAAGAAGTTCCCGAAGCTTCTGCCCGACACCAGCATCGTCATCGTCTTCCACAACGAGGCCTGGAGCACGCTGCTCAGGACTGTCTGGTCTGTCATCAACCGCTCGCCGAGGGCTCTGCTCAAGGAGATTATTCTCGTCGacgacgcgagcgagcgag AACACCTGAAACAGAAGCTCGAGGACTACGTTGAGACTCTTCCCGTGCCTACCTACGTCTACAGAACGGAGAAACGTTCAGGACTCATTAGAGCTAGATTACTCGGAGCCAAGCATGTCAAGGGCCAAGTCATTACGTTTTTAGATGCCCATTGCGAGTGTACAGAGGGCTGGCTCGAGCCTTTGCTTGCTAGAATCGCTCACGACAAGAAAACCGTAGTTTGCCCGATCATCGACGTTATTAGCGATGATACCTTCGAATACATAACGGCTAGTGATATGACGTGGGGCGGTTTCAATTGGAAACTTAACTTTAGATG GTATAGAGTAGCCCAAAGAGAGATGGACAGGCGAAACGGCGATAGAACCGCTCCTCTGCGGACACCCACGATGGCCGGCGGACTGTTCTCCATCGATAAAGACTATTTTTATGAACTAGGAGCTTACGACGAGGGTATGGACATTTGGGGAGGAGAAAATCTTGAAATGAGTTTTCGG GTTTGGCAATGTGGCGGTATCTTAGAAATCAGTCCGTGTTCTCATGTGGGACACGTATTCCGCGACAAAAGCCCATACACGTTCCCTGGTGGTGTCAGCAAAATCGTACTTCACAACGCAGCCAGAGTAGCTGAAGTCTGGATGGATGAGTGGAGAGATTTTTACTATGCAATGAATCCAG GTGCTCGAAACGTTCCAGTTGGCGACGTCTCGGAACGTGTCAAGTTGAGGGAGCAACTCAAATGCAAGAGTTTCAGATGGTACTTAGAGAATATTTACCCAGAATCCCCGATGCCGTTGGATTATTACTATTTGGGTGATATAAAGAACGCCGATCCTAACAATCCAGAAAAGGTTCAGAACTACTGTCTAGATACTATGGGTAGACGAACCGGTGAAAACGTGGGAATGAGTTATTGTCATGGACTAGGTGGCAACCAA aTATTCGCATACACGAAACGACAACAAATAATGTCAGATGATATGTGCCTCGACGCGGCGAGTCCTCAAGGACCTGTAAAAATTGTTCGCTGCCATGGGATGGGAGGGAATCAAGCTTGGATTTACAATGAAGAG ACCAAGATGATCAAACACGTTAACACAAAGCATTGTCTTTCCAAACCTCGACCAAGCGATCCAACGCAGCCTGTTCTAGCACCGTGCGATTCAAAATCTGTCGGACAAAAATGGATAATGCAAAGCAAATTCAAGTGGCAAGCCAGCTAA